The DNA segment CCGATTGCCGCCGAGAGGAATGTAAAGATAATCGCGTAACCAAGTCGAAAGGGAAATATGCCATCGCCGCCAAAAATCGGAAAAACTTCGCGCCGCATAAGGATGACGGAAATTGTCGGGGAATGAGAAACCGAAGCTTAGCGCCAGTCCAATCGCGCATAAGGAGTAGCCGCTAAAGTCATAATAAATTTGGCCGGAAAAACTCAGGACGGCTGCCCAGGCTGCTGGTGCGCTGAAGCGGGAGGGCGCCGCATAAAATTCATTGGCGACTGGCGCGAATATGGCATCGGCCAGTACAACTTTCATGACCAGCCCCATGATGATGAGCGCGCAACCCCAGCCAATCTGGCTGGAGGTGGGGCGGCGGGGAACTGCAAATTGCGGTAACAGCAAACTGGCGCGAACGATGGGGCCTGCCACCAGATGCGGGAAAAAGCTGACAAACAACGCATAGTCAGTAAATGAGGTGGTTGCCCGGATTTCCCGTCGGTAGACATCAATGGTGTAGGACAGGGAGGCAAAAGTATAAAAAGAAATCCCCACCGGCAGGATGATACTCATCGGTACTGGCTGGAATGTAACGCCAAAGGCGCTTAAGAATGCGATGAAATTATCTAGCAGGAACTGGCCATACTTGAAATAGCCAAGGATACCAAGATTGCATGCAAGGCTTAGTACAAGGAGGGTACGCCTGCGCTGCTTGGTGCTGGCAAAGTCGATTTGTCGGGCCAGCCACCAGTCCAGCACGGTGCAAAATAAAAGTATCCCGACATATGGGGGGCTCCAGGCAGCGTAAAAAATGTAGCTGGCAGCAAGCAGCAATAGCTTTTTGCTTTTCCAGGTTGGTAATGCCCAGAAGGCACAATACACCAACAAGAAAAAAATGAGAAAGGTGAATGAGTTAAATAACATCTGCAGTCATGGCAATTTTTAATGCAATAGTGCCATGCTGCTTGCTGTATGTATAGAAAATCAGGCAATGCCGCCGGGCTTGCCAGTTGAGTTGGAGACTTGACTTCGGCAAGTCTTGGGTCAATTTGCGATCAAGCGATTTCCGGACGGGGCGCTCGTATGAAGTGAAATTGCATTTCAATGGATTCAGGCCGAATGCGTTGCACGGGGAGAACCTGTTCGCCATACCGCAAGCGCAATTCCGGTGTGCCTGCATCAGCCTCCAGCCAGGCGAGCAATTCATCATCCCCCAAAGGTCTGTTGTTGCATTCCAGGTAAGGGAGGCATTGCGCCATGTCGCGGTCATCGACCTGGGCGACGATTTCGCCGCATTCCAATATCAGCGCGCCATCCTCATTCATCCATACGGCATCGATCCGCTCCAGCGCGGCGCCCGTGTGCAGGATGAATCCGGCTTGTGGATCGGTGCGCACGATGTAGGGTGTCGCTTGGAGGCTGACATACACCCGTTGCGGCCCATTCTGGAAATACCAGCGACCCTGGCCGTCATGCGTGTAATTGCGGTTGATGAAGCCCAGCAGCGCCGCATTGGCAATCCGCTCGCCGGCTTGCTGCAGCGCCTGTGCCTGTTCGTTGCGCATGCGCCAGCCACCACGGGCATCCAGCGCCAGCCAGCCGTAGCAGTGCGGCACGTTTGGCCACTTGGCCATTGCCTGTTTGACGATCTCATCCATGAATCAATCCTACACCACCTCGGAAAAGCACGTCTTCGGCGGGCAGCGTCTCAGGCGCCGGGCGCGGTGTCGCCCTGCAGGAAGCGCAGCATGCGCTGCGGCAGCCAGTCGATCCGTCCCGGGAAGGGACCGGTGGCAAAGCCGACGTGACCGCCGTGCTTGGGAAAATCCAGGGTAACGCAAGGCGCGGCTTTTTGCGGCAGGTGATGCGCCGGCAGGAAGGGGTCGTTTTGCGCATTCATGACCAGGGTGGGTACGGTGATGTCCGACAAGACATGGCGCGCGCTGGCGCGGTGCCAGTAATCCTCGGTATTGCGGTAACCGTGCAGCGGCGCGGTCACGATATTGTCGAATTCGTAGAGATTGCGCGATTCGAGCATGACATCGCGGTCGAACAGCCCGGGGAACTGCTGCAACTTGGCCAGGCACTTGGGTTTCAGGGTATTCAGGAAGACCCGGGTATAAATCATGTTCAGGCCGCGCGAAAGCGCAGCGCCACCGCCGGCCAGGTCGAGCGGCGCCGAGATCGCGCAGGCAGCATCGACAAAGTCAGCCTGGTGCTGCGATTCGCCGAGCCAGCGCAGCAGGGCATTGGCGCCCAGTGACACGCCGCAGGCATGGAATTTCGAGCAGCCGCGGCGGTCGGCGACGATTTTCAGGCGGCGCAGGACCCAGTCGATTTCCGCGGCGTCGCCGGAGTGGTAGAAGCGCGGCGCGCGGTTCAGTTCGCCTGAGCAGCCGCGAAAGTGCGGCACCGCGCCCGACCAGCCGAGTGCCGCGATGTGCGCCATCAGCGCGCGGCTGTAATGGCTGGCGGAGGAGCCTTCAAGGCCATGGAACAGGACGATGAAAGGCTGGCCGGGCTGGCCATCGATGAAGTCGATATCGACAAAATCGCCATCCGGCGCATCCCAGCGCTCGCGCCGGAAGGGCGCCGCCGGCTTGGCAATTGCCGTTGCCGGGTAAATGGTTTGCAGGTGGCCGCCCGGCAGCCAGCCGGGCGCTGTGTAGGTGGCGGCGCTCAATGGAAAACCGGCGTGCCTGTGTGCACTTCCGGCATCTTGCCGGGGACGATGCTGGCATGGTGCGTCGCCAGGCGCCAGCCATGCGGCGTCTTCAGGTAGACGTTGGTGGCGAGGACGTGCATCTCGCTGCCTTCATGCGGGCCCTGGCGCACATCCTCGATGACGCTGTGCACGGCGCTCATCATGTTTTGCATGGCATGCAATTGCACCGGGCGGATATGTATGCCGCCGCGCTCGAAGATGGCTTCCCAGGAAGCGCGGATGGCGGCGTGGCCGACCAGGCGGGGGGCGCCCGGATGCACGCAGACGATTTCTTCTTCCTCTGACCAGAGGGCCATCAGAGCGTCGAGGTCGGCGTGGCTGAGCGCGTCATAAAAAGCCGCTTCAACTTCTTCGACGGTGCCCAGCGGCTTGCGTGACTTGGCCATGGCGTGCGCTGCAGGAATCAGTGGTGGCCGGCGTGGGCGCCGGCCTTGAGACGGTACACCGTGCCGCAGTAGGGGCATTTCGCTTCGCCGCTGGCGGCAAAGTCCAGAAATACGCGCGGATGCGAAGACCACAGCGGCATGTTCGGGTTGGGGCAATAGGCCGAGGTGTAGCTGGCATCGTCCAGTTCCACTACGGTGACATCAATTTTTTCGCTCATCGGGGTTCTCCAGGTTTTGTAATCTTCAGACGTGTGCCAGCCAGTGCTGGTATTGGGGCGCTTCGCCAGCCACCACCTGGAAGAACAGCTTTTGCAGTTTTTCCGTGATGGGGCCGCGGCTGCCGCTGCCGATCTGGCGGTTGTCGAGTTCGCGGATCGGCGTGATTTCGGCGGCCGTGCCGGTAAAGAAGGCTTCGTCGCAGCAGTAGACTTCATCGCGGGTAATGCGTTTTTCGATCACTTCAATGCCGTGGTCGCGCGCCAGGGTCAGCACGGCATCGCGCGTGATGCCATCCAGGCAGGAAGCGAGGTCGGGCGTGTAGAGCTTGCCATTCTTGACCATGAAAAAGTTCTCACCCGAACCTTCCGAGACATAACCTTCCGTATCCAGCAGCAGGGCTTCGTCGTAGCCATCGGCCAGGGCTTCCTGGTTGGCCAGGATCGAGTTGATATAGTTGCCGGACGCCTTGGCGCGTACCAGCATGACATTGACGTGGTGGCGGGCGAAAGACGATGTCTTGACACGGATGCCGCGGCTCAGGCCTTCCTCGCCAAGATAGGCGCCCCATTCCCAGGCAGCGACCGCGACGTGGATGGTATTGCCCTTGGCCGAGACGCCGAGTTTTTCGGAGCCGATCCAGACCAGCGGGCGGATATAACAGGATTCAAGCTTGTTTTCGCGCACGACCTGGCGTTGCGCTTCCATTACCGTATCGAAGTCGAACGGAATAGTCAGCTGGAAAATCTTGGCCGAATTGAACAGGCGGCGCGTGTGTTCTTCCAGGCGGAAAATGGCCGTGCCCTGCGCCGTCTTGTAGGCGCGCACGCCCTCGAATACCGCCATGCCGTAGTGCAGGGAATGCGTCAGCACATGAATTTTGGCATCCCGCCATTCGATCAGCTTGCCATCCTGCCAGATCTTGCCATCACGATCGTCCATCGACATGGTCATTCTCCAGAAAATGATTTATGCAAAACCAAGATTTTACCCCGGATAAGGCCTTGAAAGAATCCGCACGGTGCACCGGCTTCCCCGGTAAAATATGCTCGTAAGCAACATTATTAGCGGCGATGCCCTGGACTGGATGTCCTGGCATGCGCTTTATATTTCAGCGCCATGCAGGCCAAGCCGCATGGCGCTTCAGTTTGAAGTATGGGAAAAATGACATTCAGGTTGCCGGCGCCGGGCGTGCCTGCAGCCGAACGTGCTGCTTTTGACGAAGCTGTCGCGACGGCTTTACCAGCCATGGCAGGCATTTTTGCGTGGGGCATGGTGACTGCCATGGCCATGCTCAAGGCTGGCCTGACGGTCGGGCAGACGCTGGGCATGACTTTTATTGTGTTTGCCGGATCAGCCCAGCTGGCGTGCCTGCCGCTCATCATTGCCAATGCTTCCGTTTGGGTGGTGTTCGCCACGGCCCTGGTGGTTAACCTGCGCTTCGTCATCTTCGCCGCGGCCATGGGGCCGCATCTGGCGCATTTGCCCTGGTACAAGCGTCTCTGGCAAGGCTATTTGAATGCCGACCTGACCATGGCGCTGTTTTCCCAGCGCTTCCCGCCGCATACCCAGCCGCAGCCCCAGGGCAAGGAAGGATATGCCACCGGCATCAATTACCTGAACTGGTGCGCCTGGCAAGCCGGCTCGGTAGTGGGCATTCTGCTGGCAAGCCAGATTCCGCAGAGCTGGGGTATTGCCTTTGCCGGCACGCTGGCCTTGTTGGCCGTGCTGATTCCGCTGACCATGAATGCCGCGGCGCTGGCCGGCGTCATCGTGGCCGCCGCCCTGTCGGTGGCGACCGTGCACTGGCCGTATCGGCTCGGGCTGCTGGTTGCGGTCGTCGCAGGCATGCTGGTGGCGATGGCCATCGACAAACTGGATGCGCGCCGCAAGGCACGGGGGCAGGCATGAGCGACCTCGACGTCTGGATCACCATTGGCCTGATGTTTGTTGCTACTGTTGTAACGCGCAGTTCTTTTTTCATGCTGGGCGATGCCGTCAAGCTGCCGGACTGGATGCGGCACGCCTTGCGCTACGCTCCGGCCGCCGCACTGGCTGCTGCCATTGCGCCGGATTTGCTGCTGGCAACCGGCGGTGCTGGAAATTTAACTCTGACCCCGATTAATCCGAAATTGCTTGCGGCGGCAGGGGCAGCAGCGTTCTTTATGGCAACTCGACACATGCTGGGCACGATTGCCGTCGGCATGGCCTTGTTCACGGCGTTTCGGTTGTTTTTGATCTGAAGCAGCGGGTTGCGCGTCCGGGCTTTTCGGCCTTGAAGCGCGATGGCTTTTTTGCAGGGTCCGGGTGGGGTAAAATGGCGGTTTTTCCATTTTTCGCGATTCACGGGGATTTATGCAATTCAAACGCCTGGGCGATTTGTGCGCCAACCAGCAACTGCAGGGCAAACGTGTCTTTATCCGCGCCGATCTGAACGTGCCGCAGGACGATGCCGGCAACATCACCGAAGATACCCGCATCCGCGCCTCGGTCCCGGCGATCCGCATGGCGCTCGACGCCGGCGCGGCCGTCATGGTGACATCCCACCTGGGCCGCCCGACCGAGGGCGAATTCAAGCCGGAAGATACGCTGGCGCCGATCGCCTCGCGCCTGACCGACTTGCTGGGCCAGCCGGTCGAGTTGCGCCAGAACTGGGTCGATGGCGTGGAAGTTGCGCCCGGCCAGGTGGTCTTGCTGGAAAATTGCCGTGTAAACAAGGGCGAGAAAAAGAACAGCGATGAGCTGGCAAAGAAAATGGCCAGCCTGTGCGACGTCTACGTCAACGATGCCTTCGGCACCGCGCACCGCGCCGAAGCGACCACCCATGGCATGGCAAAGTACGCGCCGGTAGCCTGCGCCGGCCCCTTGCTGGCAGCCGAACTCGATGCGCTGGGCAAGGCCCTGGGCCAGCCGGCACGTCCGCTGGTGGCCATCGTTGCAGGCTCCAAGGTCTCGACCAAGCTTTCCATCCTGGAGTCGCTGGCTGACAAGGTCGACAACCTTATCGTTGGCGGCGGCATCGCCAATACCTTCCTGCTGGCCGCGGGTCTGAAGATCGGCAAGTCGCTGGCCGAAGCGGACCTGGTGGCGGACGCCAAGCGCATCATCGACAAGATGGCTGCACGTGGCGCCTCCGTGCCGATTCCGGTGGATGTGGTATGCGCCAAGGAATTTGCGCCGACGGCTGTTGCCACCACCAAGGCCGTGGCGGACGTGACCGACGACGACCTGATTCTCGACATCGGCCCGCAAACCGCAGCGCTGTTAGCCGAACAACTCGCGCAAGCGGGCACGATCGTCTGGAATGGCCCGGTCGGCGTGTTCGAATTTGACCAGTTTGCCGGCGGCACCAGGACCCTGGCGCAGGCAATTGCCGAATCCAAGGCATTTTCCATTGCCGGTGGTGGCGACACCCTGGCGGCGATCGCCAAGTACGAAATAACCGACAAGGTCGGTTATATCTCCACCGGCGGCGGTGCCTTCCTGGAATTCCTGGAGGGCAAGACTCTGCCGGCAGTGGCGGTGCTGCAGGAACGCGCCGCCGCCTGACCGGCCTGATGAAAGGGGCATGCCTGGCATGCCCGTCCCCTGACTTTTTTTGATGGAAAAAACACTCTGCATGCGCCGCGCCACTAAAATTGTTGCCACCATCGGTCCCGTTTCGAGCGACCTGGACACCCTGACCCGCATGATCCAGGCAGGCGTGGACGTCGTCCGCCTGAATTTTTCGCATGGAAAGGCGCAAGATCATATCGACCGCGCAAGGCTCGTGCGTGAAGCCGCGCAGGCCTGCGGCCGCGAAGTGGCCATCATGGCGGACTTGCAGGGTCCGAAAATCCGCGTCGGCAAATTCGAGCATGGCAAGATCATGCTGGAAAAGGGGGCCAAGTTCATCCTCGATGCCAATTGCGAAATGGGCAACCAGGACCAGGTCGGCCTCGATTACAAGGAACTGCCGCGCGACCTGAAGCCGCGTGACGTGCTTCTGCTCAACGATGGCCTGATCGTGCTGGTGGTCGACAAGGTCGTCGGCAGCGCTATCCATACCACCGTGAAAATCGGCGGCGAGCTGTCCAACAACAAGGGCATCAATCGCCAGGGCGGCGGCCTGTCTGCGCCGGCGCTGACGGCCAAGGACATGGAAGACGTCAAGACGGCCATGGCCATGCAGGCGGATTATGTTGCCGTGTCCTTC comes from the Janthinobacterium sp. 17J80-10 genome and includes:
- a CDS encoding MBOAT family O-acyltransferase, which codes for MLFNSFTFLIFFLLVYCAFWALPTWKSKKLLLLAASYIFYAAWSPPYVGILLFCTVLDWWLARQIDFASTKQRRRTLLVLSLACNLGILGYFKYGQFLLDNFIAFLSAFGVTFQPVPMSIILPVGISFYTFASLSYTIDVYRREIRATTSFTDYALFVSFFPHLVAGPIVRASLLLPQFAVPRRPTSSQIGWGCALIIMGLVMKVVLADAIFAPVANEFYAAPSRFSAPAAWAAVLSFSGQIYYDFSGYSLCAIGLALSFGFSFPDNFRHPYAARSFSDFWRRWHISLSTWLRDYLYIPLGGNRSGMMKTYVFLVATMIIGGIWHGASWMFVLWGALHGSYLALERVSRKLHSLPVSSGSAEYRLQDFLIFIVITLTWIPFRATSPTTAFAVLESLVRFKPGLIPLAYPALLAAICLFVTVWWHVRLRDSTLENVARRLGPAWLTVALSLCLIALFLYSGGDQHAFIYFQF
- a CDS encoding DUF2946 family protein, which encodes MDEIVKQAMAKWPNVPHCYGWLALDARGGWRMRNEQAQALQQAGERIANAALLGFINRNYTHDGQGRWYFQNGPQRVYVSLQATPYIVRTDPQAGFILHTGAALERIDAVWMNEDGALILECGEIVAQVDDRDMAQCLPYLECNNRPLGDDELLAWLEADAGTPELRLRYGEQVLPVQRIRPESIEMQFHFIRAPRPEIA
- a CDS encoding alpha/beta fold hydrolase, which gives rise to MSAATYTAPGWLPGGHLQTIYPATAIAKPAAPFRRERWDAPDGDFVDIDFIDGQPGQPFIVLFHGLEGSSASHYSRALMAHIAALGWSGAVPHFRGCSGELNRAPRFYHSGDAAEIDWVLRRLKIVADRRGCSKFHACGVSLGANALLRWLGESQHQADFVDAACAISAPLDLAGGGAALSRGLNMIYTRVFLNTLKPKCLAKLQQFPGLFDRDVMLESRNLYEFDNIVTAPLHGYRNTEDYWHRASARHVLSDITVPTLVMNAQNDPFLPAHHLPQKAAPCVTLDFPKHGGHVGFATGPFPGRIDWLPQRMLRFLQGDTAPGA
- a CDS encoding nuclear transport factor 2 family protein, which translates into the protein MAKSRKPLGTVEEVEAAFYDALSHADLDALMALWSEEEEIVCVHPGAPRLVGHAAIRASWEAIFERGGIHIRPVQLHAMQNMMSAVHSVIEDVRQGPHEGSEMHVLATNVYLKTPHGWRLATHHASIVPGKMPEVHTGTPVFH
- a CDS encoding zinc-finger domain-containing protein; translated protein: MSEKIDVTVVELDDASYTSAYCPNPNMPLWSSHPRVFLDFAASGEAKCPYCGTVYRLKAGAHAGHH
- a CDS encoding branched-chain amino acid transaminase, with translation MSMDDRDGKIWQDGKLIEWRDAKIHVLTHSLHYGMAVFEGVRAYKTAQGTAIFRLEEHTRRLFNSAKIFQLTIPFDFDTVMEAQRQVVRENKLESCYIRPLVWIGSEKLGVSAKGNTIHVAVAAWEWGAYLGEEGLSRGIRVKTSSFARHHVNVMLVRAKASGNYINSILANQEALADGYDEALLLDTEGYVSEGSGENFFMVKNGKLYTPDLASCLDGITRDAVLTLARDHGIEVIEKRITRDEVYCCDEAFFTGTAAEITPIRELDNRQIGSGSRGPITEKLQKLFFQVVAGEAPQYQHWLAHV
- a CDS encoding AzlC family ABC transporter permease, which translates into the protein MTFRLPAPGVPAAERAAFDEAVATALPAMAGIFAWGMVTAMAMLKAGLTVGQTLGMTFIVFAGSAQLACLPLIIANASVWVVFATALVVNLRFVIFAAAMGPHLAHLPWYKRLWQGYLNADLTMALFSQRFPPHTQPQPQGKEGYATGINYLNWCAWQAGSVVGILLASQIPQSWGIAFAGTLALLAVLIPLTMNAAALAGVIVAAALSVATVHWPYRLGLLVAVVAGMLVAMAIDKLDARRKARGQA
- a CDS encoding AzlD domain-containing protein, coding for MSDLDVWITIGLMFVATVVTRSSFFMLGDAVKLPDWMRHALRYAPAAALAAAIAPDLLLATGGAGNLTLTPINPKLLAAAGAAAFFMATRHMLGTIAVGMALFTAFRLFLI
- a CDS encoding phosphoglycerate kinase, which codes for MQFKRLGDLCANQQLQGKRVFIRADLNVPQDDAGNITEDTRIRASVPAIRMALDAGAAVMVTSHLGRPTEGEFKPEDTLAPIASRLTDLLGQPVELRQNWVDGVEVAPGQVVLLENCRVNKGEKKNSDELAKKMASLCDVYVNDAFGTAHRAEATTHGMAKYAPVACAGPLLAAELDALGKALGQPARPLVAIVAGSKVSTKLSILESLADKVDNLIVGGGIANTFLLAAGLKIGKSLAEADLVADAKRIIDKMAARGASVPIPVDVVCAKEFAPTAVATTKAVADVTDDDLILDIGPQTAALLAEQLAQAGTIVWNGPVGVFEFDQFAGGTRTLAQAIAESKAFSIAGGGDTLAAIAKYEITDKVGYISTGGGAFLEFLEGKTLPAVAVLQERAAA